From Leptidea sinapis chromosome 3, ilLepSina1.1, whole genome shotgun sequence, a single genomic window includes:
- the LOC126979557 gene encoding lactase-like protein: MITIYHWDLPLRLAELGGWLNEDIANWLGDYARVAYQNFGDRVKTWLTINEPFIHCSLGYASGKHAPRIVSPGEGFYECGRNVLLAHARMYHIYYDEFKSQGGKVSLIFSSDMAFPLTDSRDDAEAVEDYFAFTLGQYAHPIFSPQGNYPQRLIYRVGNASSAQGYKHSRLKPFTPEQINYIRGTADFFALNSYSSYYIYRNDSLKELFATPSYEDDLYIGTYTEPQWTIETSPWMYGFAPGLYNLLVYLKKEYNDPVIYITENGSSDKMGFYDEDKIDYYRGYLNAVLDAIDDGVDVRMYCAWSLMDTFEWNHGYLIRMGLYELDINDPNRLIFSRKSALIYKEIIRSRKIDPDYNPELNGL, encoded by the exons ATGATAACTATTTACCACTGGGATCTGCCTCTTCGCCTAGCCGAACTTGGTGGTTGGTTGAACGAAGATATTGCAAATTGGTTAGGAGATTATGCCAGAGTAGCTTATCAAAATTTCGGAGACAGAGTAAAGACCTGGCTAACAATAAATGAGCCATTTATTCACTGTAGCCTTGGCTATGCATCTGGCAAACACGCGCCCAGAATTGTTTCTCCTGGTGAAGGCTTCTACGAATGCGGTCGCAATGTGCTTCTCGCTCATGCAAGAATGTACCACATTTATTACGATGAGTTCAAATCGCAAGGCGGCAAAGTCAGTCTGATCTTCAGCAGCGATATGGCCTTCCCTCTCACAGATTCTCGTGACGATGCGGAAGCAGTTGAAGATTATTTTGCCTTTACG CTTGGCCAGTATGCGCATCCAATCTTCTCACCACAAGGCAACTATCCTCAGCGACTCATATATAGGGTTGGTAATGCTAGTTCGGCTCAAGGTTATAAACACTCCCGCCTTAAACCCTTCACACCTGAACAGATAAACTATATCAGAGGAACTGCAGATTTTTTCGCCCTGAATAGTTACTCcagttattatatatacagaaaTGATTCGTTGAAAGAACTCTTTGCAACGCCTTCATATGAAGATGATCTATACATCGGTACCTACACTGAGCCCCAGTGGACGATAGAAACTAGTCCGTGGATGTAT GGATTCGCCCCAGGTTTATACAATCTTCTAGTGTACCTTAAGAAGGAGTACAATGATCCTGTTATATACATCACCGAAAATGGTTCGTCCGATAAAATGGGCTTCTACGATGAAGATAAAATAGATTATTACAGAGGCTATCTGAATGCTGTTTTGGATGCTATCGATGACGGTGTAGATGTGAGGATGTATTGTGCCTGGAGTCTAATGGATACATTTGAGTGGAATCATGGATATTT aattCGAATGGGCTTGTATGAACTGGATATCAATGACCCAAACAGGCTGATATTTTCTCGGAAATCAGCCTTAATTTATAAGGAAATTATAAGAAGCAGAAAAATTGATCCCGACTATAATCCAGAACTAAatggtttataa